The following coding sequences lie in one Tachysurus fulvidraco isolate hzauxx_2018 chromosome 19, HZAU_PFXX_2.0, whole genome shotgun sequence genomic window:
- the LOC113645843 gene encoding neural Wiskott-Aldrich syndrome protein-like: MSGHPPQRRQTNASSRLLSGPENDTLFVHLGRKCSSLASAVVQVYAADGNSSWTKKCCGVACLVKDNFQRSYFIRVLDIKDGRTLFEQELYNNFVMNSSRPYFMTFAGDNCQIGLNFADEQEAKQFRVATNDLTSRRNRKTERRAEPPNVAEPTLPMATVDIRNTEINNTRHTNNYQGNNNLPSNFRRDKAKGKNKKKKISKSEIGLPSNFRHVGHVGWDPNTGFDVNNLDPELKNLFDMCGISEVHLKDKETSKAIYDFIEKKGGVEAVKNEFRRQAPPPPPSRGGPPPPPPPSRGRGAPPPPPPIRAPASAPPPPPPPSRPGIGFPPPPLPSRGPLPPPPMPASMAPQAPPPPPPPLSAGGAAPPPPPPPPPPPPGPPPLNLALPGSGSEGRSGLLDQIREGTALKKSREQEKLETDGGGRGALLDQIRQGTKLKTVTDGPEPAQTSPDPTAGIVGALMDVIKKRSKAIHSSDDDDDDDDDDFEDEEEWEE; encoded by the exons TCTTTGGCATCCGCCGTGGTGCAGGTCTACGCAGCAGACGGAAACTCATCCTGGACCAAAAAATGCTGTGGTGTGGCCTGTCTGGTGAAAGACAACTTTCAGCGATCGTACTTTATCAGGGTATTGGATATCAAA GATGGCCGAACCTTGTTTGAGCAGGAGCTCTACAACAACTTTGTAATGAACAGTTCCAGACCCTACTTCATGACCTTTGCAGGAGAT AACTGTCAGATTGGACTCAACTTTGCAGACGAGCAAGAAGCCAAGCAATTCAGAGTAGCGACCAACGACTTGACGTCAAGAAGAAATCGGAAAACCG AAAGAAGAGCCGAGCCACCAAATG TCGCAGAACCTACACTGCCGATGGCAACGGTGGACATCAGGAACACTGAGATCAACAACACTCGACATACCAACAATTATCAAGGCAACAATAACCTCCCCAGCAACTTCAGACGAGATAAGGCcaaaggcaaaaacaaaaagaagaaaatctcAAAGTCTGAAATTGGCTTGCCCAGCAACTTCAG gcATGTTGGACATGTAGGCTGGGATCCTAACACAGGATTTGAT GTTAATAATCTAGACCCAGAACTGAAGAACCTGTTTGACATGTGCGGTATTTCTGAAGTCCATCTAAAGGACAAGGAGACGTCAAAAGCCATATATGATTTTATTGAGAAAAAAGGAGGAGTGGAGGCTGTAAAGAACGAGTTTCGTAGACAAG cccctccccctcctccctctCGTGGTGGTCCTCCCCCACCTCCACCCCCTTCCCGTGGACGAGGAGCTCCACCTCCGCCACCTCCAATCAGAGCTCCTGcttctgctcctcctcctcctcctcctccttctagACCGGGCATaggattcccacctcctcctcttccaaGCCGAGGCCCCCTTCCACCTCCACCCATGCCTGCCTCCATGGCTCCACAGgctccacctcctccacctccccCACTCTCTGCCGGAGGAgcagctcctcctcctcctcctccaccaccacctccacccccAGGACCACCTCCACTCAATCTCGCTCTCCCAGGATCTGGTTCAGAGGGAAGGTCTGGGCTCCTGGACCAGATCAGAGAGGGGACGGCGTTGAAGAAATCAAGAGAACAAGAGAAGTTGGAAACAGACGGAGGTGGACGAGGTGCACTTTTAGACCAAATTCGACAGGGCACCAAGCTCAAAACA GTAACAGATGGTCCTGAACCGGCACAAACATCTCCTGACCCTACAGCAGGGATAGTGGGAGCTTTGATGGATGTGATAAAGAAGAGGAGCAAAGCCATTCACTCTTcag atgatgatgatgatgatgacgacgacgactTTGAGGACGAGGAAGAGTGGGAAGAATAA
- the lmod2b gene encoding leiomodin-2, with product MSTFGYRRELSKYEELDEDELLASLTAEELQELEKELADIEPDDEVPIGLRQRDQTVKTPTGTFSREALLKYWEKETQQILENERFGSSNPQYCCGFQAGKNDEKVNMTVNTSEESEEEVEAEDEKENVCVDSDDDDDDDDDDDDDYETNEGKSELEEPVTEEEEEEEEEEKNDEEEEEEEEKVIHKQENNTQKESVQEKCFPLQNIYNGHSSIKLEDPVRRNSPQESNQLSGNPTVLDEALEKILRDDPGTTEVNLNNIDNISQENLIRFAEALSSNTQVRAFSLVNTRADDPVAFAIAKMLKENGHITKVNVESNYITGKGILALVKVLTHNNTLIELRFHNQRHICGGQVEMEMVKLLRENTTLLKLGYQFDLPGPRMSMTSILTRNQDLQRQKRMQELRQQQGGVLTPINPRTSVLQKSTPTSSPYGSPRSSPWSSPKLPRNDAIKRHPQPGLTPPPPPPPPPPPPPPPPQPPPKPQSNTEKRDPTRKIAEVIKLQEASAKKQQDQSKGKCKSKKGKKGVSTKNGTENILKELKNALRPITDRDSSRPSTPMRSAHDELMASIRASSINSLKRVEVPEYLR from the exons ATGAGCACCTTCGGCTACCGACGGGAGCTGAGCAAGTACGAGGAATTGGATGAAGATGAGCTGCTTGCCTCACTGACAGCCGAAGAGCTCCAGGAACTGGAGAAGGAGCTGGCTGATATTGAGCCAGATGATGAAGTCCCTATTGGACTAAggcagagagaccagacagtTAAAACCCCAACCGGTACATTTAGCCGAGAGGCTCTTTTAAAGTACTGGGAGAAAGAGACACAACAGATTCTTGAAAATGAAAGATTTGGGTCTTCAAACCCCCAG TATTGCTGTGGATTCCAGGCTggtaaaaatgatgaaaaagtGAATATGACAGTAAACACCAGCGAGGAATCAGAAGAGGAGGTAGAAGCTGAGGATGAGAAGGAAAATGTTTGTGtagatagtgatgatgatgatgatgatgatgatgatgatgatgatgattatgaaaCTAATGAAGGAAAGAGTGAACTAGAGGAGCCAGTtactgaggaagaggaggaggaggaggaggaggagaagaatgatgaggaggaggaagaagaggaagaaaaagtgaTACATAAGCAGGAAAATAACACCCAAAAGGAAAGTGTTCAGGAGAAATGTTTTCCtctgcaaaatatatataatggcCACTCAAGCATCAAGCTAGAAGATCCTGTGAGGAGAAATTCACCACAAGAGTCAAACCAGTTGTCAGGAAACCCTACTGTCCTGGATGAGGCTCTTGAAAAGATCTTACGCGATGACCCTGGCACTACTGAAGTCAACCTCAACAATATTGATAACATCTCCCAGGAAAACTTGATCCGCTTCGCAGAAGCCCTCAGCTCCAACACGCAGGTGCGGGCTTTTAGTCTGGTGAACACACGTGCTGATGATCCAGTAGCATTTGCGATTGCCAAGATGCTGAAGGAGAACGGTCACATTACTAAGGTAAACGTTGAGTCTAACTACATCACAGGAAAGGGTATCCTAGCACTGGTGAAGGTGCTTACTCACAATAACACGCTAATAGAGTTACGCTTCCACAACCAGCGCCAcatctgtggaggccaggtAGAGATGGAGATGGTGAAACTGTTGAGAGAAAACACCACCCTGCTCAAGCTTGGCTACCAGTTTGACCTGCCTGGCCCTCGAATGAGCATGACTAGCATTCTCACACGCAATCAGGATCTTCAAAGGCAGAAGAGAATGCAAGAACTGCGTCAGCAGCAAGGAGGTGTTTTGACTCCTATTAACCCACGCACAAGTGTGCTACAGAAGAGCACACCAACTTCTTCTCCGTATGGGTCTCCTCGGAGTTCACCGTGGTCCTCTCCGAAGCTGCCACGTAATGATGCGATAAAACGTCATCCTCAGCCAGGCCTTACACCACCTCCCCCgccacctcctcctccaccacctcctcctcctcctccacaacCTCCTCCCAAACCCCAGAGCAACACTGAGAAAAGAGATCCAACCAGAAAGATCGCAGAAGTAATAAAACTTCAAGAAGCAAGTGCCAAAAAGCAGCAGGACCAGAGCAAAGGCAAGTGTAAGTCtaaaaaagggaagaaaggGGTTTCTACTAAAAACGGGACCGAAAACATCCTTAAGGAGCTGAAAAATGCCCTGAGGCCCatcacagacagagacagttccAGACCATCTACGCCGATGCGGTCGGCTCATGACGAACTCATGGCGTCTATCCGAGCGAGCAGCATCAATTCGCTCAAACGG GTGGAAGTTCCTGAATATCTTCGGTAA